Proteins encoded together in one Megalops cyprinoides isolate fMegCyp1 chromosome 20, fMegCyp1.pri, whole genome shotgun sequence window:
- the LOC118795698 gene encoding CPD photolyase → MQCYRFLIQPVLRSISQCVPPIRQRQRPNPVHFHVRLRLQWCASMQEGGSKVTAKNGGEGKAASKRKGEPVEAGGNKQPKVVPPKEGKKKREQGWLESEVAEARRGAQGVKFNERRLRHLSEAQKVKQGTQGVLYWMSRDQRVQDNWALIYAQQVAVTEELPLHVCFCLQPQSPDATLREYGFILKGLEEIAKECNVLGIEFHLLLGTAGEVLPGFVRDWSLGAVVTDFSPLRIPLKWVEDVKKGLPSDVPFIQVDAHNIVPCWVASDKQEYSARTIRGKITKLLPEFLTQFPLVDKHPHCASKPAKPVDWAHTLSTVEVDRSVGAVEWARPGTAAGMAMLESFVDARLRDYASERNNPNSDALSQLSPWIHFGHISAQRAVLQVQRDGPNRAQSVPAFVEELVVRRELADNFCFYNKNYDKVEGASDWAQKTLKDHAKDPRQYVYSREQLEKAKTHDKLWNAAQYQMVTEGKMHGFLRMYWAKKILEWTSSPEEALAIAIYLNDRYELDGRDPNGFVGCMWSICGIHDQGWQERPVFGKIRYMNYAGCTRKFNVQQFEKQYCPK, encoded by the exons ATGCAATGTTATAG GTTCTTGATCCAGCCAGTGTTGAGAAGCATTTCGCAGTGCGTCCCACCCATCCGACAGAGGCAGAGGCCTAACCCCGTCCACTTCCACGTCCGGCTGAGACTGCAGTGGTGTGCCAGTATGCAGGAGGGGGGCTCAAAGGTCACGGCCAAAAACGGAGGAGAGGGTAAGGCGGCAAGCAAGCGCAAAGGAGAACCTGTGGAGGCGGGTGGCAATAAGCAGCCGAAAGTGGTGCCGCCGAAGGAagggaagaagaagagagagcagggctggCTGGAGTCTGAGGTCGCAGAGGCCCGGAGAGGAGCACAGGGTGTGAAGTTTAATGAGAGACGCCTCCGCCATTTATCAGAGGCCCAGAAGGTTAAGCAAGGGACGCAGGGAGTACTCTACTGGATGTCCAGGGACCAGAGGGTGCAAG ATAACTGGGCACTGATCTATGCCCAGCAGGTCGCTGTCACGGAGGAGCTACCATTGCAcgtgtgtttctgtttgcagCCACAGAGCCCTGATGCCACTCTCCGCGAGTACGGCTTCATACTGAAAGGACTGGAGGAGATAGCCAAG GAGTGTAATGTCTTAGGGATAGAGTTCCACCTGCTGTTGGGCACCGCTGGGGAGGTACTGCCAGGCTTTGTCCGGGACTGGAGCCTGGGGGCTGTGGTGACAGACTTCTCCCCCCTCAGGATCCCCCTGAAGTGGGTAGAAGATGTCAAGAAGGGGCTCCCTTCTGATGTTCCCTTTATACAG GTGGATGCCCATAATATCGTGCCCTGCTGGGTGGCCTCAGATAAGCAGGAATATTCTGCCAGGACTATCCGGGGCAAGATCACCAAGCTGCTGCCAGAGTTCCTCACACAGTTCCCCCTAGTGGACAAACACCCACACTGCGCCTCTAAGCCTGCAAAG CCGGTGGATTGGGCCCACACTCTGTCGACTGTGGAAGTGGACCGCAGCGTTGGGGCGGTGGAGTGGGCTCGTCCCGGGACGGCGGCTGGGATGGCGATGTTGGAGTCTTTCGTTGACGCGCGTCTGCGGGACTACGCCTCCGAACGAAACAACCCCAACTCCGACGCCCTCAGCCAGCTCTCACCCTGGATCCACTTTG GCCACATCTCGGCGCAGCGTGCGGTCCTGCAGGTCCAGCGGGACGGGCCGAACCGGGCCCAGTCAGTGCCGGCCTTCgtggaggagctggtggtgcGCCGGGAGCTGGCCGACAACTTCTGCTTCTACAACAAGAACTACGATAAAGTTGAGG gtgCTTCAGATTGGGCACAGAAAACACTTAAGGATCACGCCAAAGACCCCCGGCAGTACGTTTACTCCAGAGAGCAGCTGGAGAAAGCCAAAACCCACGACAAACTCTGGAATGCTGCCCAG TACCAGATGGTGACGGAGGGGAAGATGCACGGGTTCCTACGCATGTACTGGGCCAAGAAGATCCTGGAGTGGACCTCATCCCCAGAGGAGGCCCTGGCCATTGCAATCTACCTAAACGACCGCTACGAGCTGGACGGGCGTGATCCCAACGGATTTGTGG GTTGCATGTGGTCCATCTGTGGGATCCACGACCAGGGCTGGCAGGAGAGGCCCGTCTTCGGGAAGATACGCTACATGAACTACGCTGGCTGCACCCGCAAGTTCAATGTTCAGCAGTTCGAAAAGCAGTACTGCCCCAAGTGA
- the LOC118795324 gene encoding receptor-transporting protein 3-like: protein MSDQDWHRVFNSKAAKLNKPDSWKLLFDDTIEATEAGWGEYIRSVFSRFSCSCCGHKWASSKVQMVFHMRLDTSNHQGTVRVRRYRQNCKTCPGAAFEKPTVSTMDLEKVMDKLMEKILVKCYQEESNTPSRPFQPERVLKGPHLSGHCEACIKGICTLSG, encoded by the exons ATGAGTGATCAAGACTGGCACCGTGTTTTCAATAGCAAGGCTGCGAAGCTGAACAAACCAGACAGCTGGAAACTGCTATTTGATGACACAATTGAGGCTACCGAGGCAGGTTGGGGGGAGTATATCAGAAGCGTTTTCTCAAG GTTCAGCTGCTCCTGTTGTGGTCACAAATGGGCCTCCAGCAAGGTGCAAATGGTGTTCCACATGCGCCTGGACACCTCTAATCACCAAGGCACAGTGAGGGTGCGGCGATACCGACAGAACTGCAAAACGTGCCCAGGCGCTGCCTTCGAAAAGCCCACAGTCAGCACCATGGACCTGGAGAAGGTAATGGACAAGCTGATGGAGAAGATCCTGGTCAAATGTTACCAAGAGGAGAGTAACACACCAAGCAGACCCTTCCAACCAGAAAGGGTCTTGAAGGGCCCCCACCTGTCCGGTCACTGTGAAGCCTGCATCAAGGGCATCTGCACCCTGAGCGGGTGA